The genomic region CAACGGCAATAATCCTAACATAAGTGTGGAGTACAGGGATAATCTGGGTGTTTCGGCGGATTATACTATCTTTTACATGTTGAGCTGGTTCGGCTGTCTCATCGGCATTGTCATTGGCTGTTCGACGATTGCTTCTGAGAGGATGGGGCATGCGCTGAACACGCTGCTCGTGAAGCCAGTGTATCGTGATACTATCATCAATGGCAAGTTTCTGGGCTCGTTCGCCTTCCTCGCTAGTGTCCTGGTTTTTCTCGCGGCTATTTTTACTGCTTGTTTTTTTGTCCTGTGTGGCGGAGCGCTGGCGCCCTTTCTATTCGACTATTTCGCTCGCCTGCCCTTCGTGTTAGCCTATGCAATGGTGAGCGTCTCGGTGTTCCTCTCCGTGTCGATGCTAATATCGGTTATAGTCAGGGATCAGGAGTTTGCCATGATCCTAAGCGTGGTGGCCGTGTACATCTCGGAGATCATACCCTATCCTGACATAGCGATTAATCTTAACAATGTTTTTCCTGGCCATGGGCTTACCGGCATGGTCATAGGCTTATCGCCAGTGGGCATCATGCACCAGGCTCATCCCGTGCTTATGGACACCTCCGCCAGCGCTATTGAGGCATTCTTGGGCATACTCCCAGATCTTTTTAAGTTGCTGGTCTACGTGGTTATTGCAATATTTCTTTGTTATATTGTTTTTTTATGGAGGGATGTCTCTTGACCATGGCGTTGTTCGATATTGCCTGGCATGAGTTCCGGCGGGTATTATTGCACCCGCTTGTCCTCATCGTGGGATTGATAGTATTGGCGGTAGCATACCTCAATGGGGCAGGCTACGCGGATACCCTGCGACTGATAGGCTCCATGTATGACGTGTACCGCGCTGATGCCTTTATCGTGGGAGTCAGCCATTTGTGTGCTTCGACTTCGATGGCGAGCGTAATAGTGGCAGCCTTCCTGAGCGCCACTTCTATTCCTGGTGACAGGTGGAAGAACGCGCTAAACGTGCTGCTCACAAAGCCTTTATATCGTAAGGACTATTTGCTGGGAAAGTTTTTAGGGCTCTCCGCTTTCATGCTTTTGTTTAACGCCTTCGTGTTCTCGTGTATAAGTCTCATGATCCTTGTATATTATGGAGGCCCGTTATCAATAATGGATGGAACGTTGAAGGTTATCTCGTATCTCCTGACCCTGACGTTGGCTTGTGTGCTCGTCATCGCGTTTAACCTGCTCTTCGGCGTATTGTCGAAGAACGTTTTGTTCGTTACTACCGCTACGATGACCTTTATTTTCGTCGACCGGCTCTGGCTCAGCGAGAATTTTCTCGGCGGGCTATCAATATTGCTGCCCACGAGGCTTTATTACCGGATCCTCGACCCCACGCCATATGTGCCCGAAACGCCCCTACCGCTGGACGTGTGGGTACAGTACGCCATGCCATACATAGCCCTGCTTCTCGTCGAAATAGTGGTCCTATTGCTAGCAGAAATCCACATCTTTTCAAGAGACGAAAACGTGTAGGTGATAAAATGAGTATGAGAAGAATTATACGGCTAGCTATTCTCGTTGCTATTGTTTTTGCCGTTTTTCCTTGCGCAGCGCATGCTCAGAAGGTAGTTGCAGTCTCGATTGAAGGCGGGGGGCGGGTGTTGATGTTGATGGACGACGGCACAGTTTACTCGTTGGGATCTAAGGATGATCTTCAAAAAGTGTCCATTGATAATGTCACGACGGTGTCGGCGGGTAGTATGGTTAGCCTTGCGTTGAGAAGTGATGGCACGGTGTGGGCGTGGGGTGACAATTATTATGGTGGACTGGGCGATGGTACTCTTAATTCGAGTTCTACGCCGGTTAAGGTTAAAGGCCTTGCGAACGTTGTGGCCATTGCTGTGGGGGATGGGACGTGTTACGCCTTGAAGGGTGATGGCACGGTG from Methanocella conradii HZ254 harbors:
- a CDS encoding ABC transporter permease subunit, whose translation is MRNTLVIASKEFRDLLSNRMVLFVLVAFTVYAISTVYKFYSSLNGNNPNISVEYRDNLGVSADYTIFYMLSWFGCLIGIVIGCSTIASERMGHALNTLLVKPVYRDTIINGKFLGSFAFLASVLVFLAAIFTACFFVLCGGALAPFLFDYFARLPFVLAYAMVSVSVFLSVSMLISVIVRDQEFAMILSVVAVYISEIIPYPDIAINLNNVFPGHGLTGMVIGLSPVGIMHQAHPVLMDTSASAIEAFLGILPDLFKLLVYVVIAIFLCYIVFLWRDVS
- a CDS encoding ABC transporter permease; its protein translation is MALFDIAWHEFRRVLLHPLVLIVGLIVLAVAYLNGAGYADTLRLIGSMYDVYRADAFIVGVSHLCASTSMASVIVAAFLSATSIPGDRWKNALNVLLTKPLYRKDYLLGKFLGLSAFMLLFNAFVFSCISLMILVYYGGPLSIMDGTLKVISYLLTLTLACVLVIAFNLLFGVLSKNVLFVTTATMTFIFVDRLWLSENFLGGLSILLPTRLYYRILDPTPYVPETPLPLDVWVQYAMPYIALLLVEIVVLLLAEIHIFSRDENV